The following proteins come from a genomic window of Gordonia westfalica:
- a CDS encoding YbaB/EbfC family nucleoid-associated protein, translating to MQGYEAMVDELDRQRAELARTRETLSELTSRAISRDRLVAVTVNARGLAVDISIDPTALRRYRADQLSELLTTLIAEADHALSSRRGELLAGAAASGVDYADARLDPERAPR from the coding sequence TTGCAGGGCTATGAGGCCATGGTCGACGAACTCGACCGTCAGCGTGCCGAACTCGCGCGGACCCGTGAGACGTTGTCGGAGCTGACGTCTCGCGCCATCAGCCGGGACCGGCTCGTAGCCGTCACCGTCAATGCGCGCGGACTCGCCGTCGACATCTCGATCGATCCCACCGCACTGCGCCGATATCGGGCCGACCAGCTCTCCGAGCTGCTGACCACCCTCATCGCCGAAGCGGATCATGCCCTGAGCTCCCGTCGCGGTGAACTCCTCGCCGGCGCAGCGGCTTCCGGTGTGGATTACGCCGACGCACGCCTCGACCCCGAGCGGGCGCCCCGGTGA
- the trmD gene encoding tRNA (guanosine(37)-N1)-methyltransferase TrmD has protein sequence MRLDVVSIFPEYLDPLRVALLGKAIDAGRISVDVHDLRNWAHDVHRSVDDSPYGGGPGMVMKPEVWGPCLDDVCPDDALLVVPTPAGVPFTQATAERWSTEKHLVFACGRYEGIDQRVFDDAARRVRVEEVSLGDFVLIGGEVAVMAMIEATVRLIDGVLGNPRSHQEDSFSDGLLEGPSYTRPVSWRGLDVPAVLLSGDHAKVAEWRHEQALERTRARRPDLLADPVDPTGDRGPDSG, from the coding sequence ATGCGCCTCGACGTCGTCTCGATCTTTCCCGAATACCTCGACCCGCTCCGGGTTGCCCTGCTGGGCAAGGCCATCGACGCCGGCCGCATCAGCGTCGACGTCCACGACCTGCGGAACTGGGCGCACGACGTCCACCGCAGCGTCGACGACTCGCCGTACGGCGGTGGTCCCGGCATGGTCATGAAGCCCGAGGTGTGGGGGCCGTGTCTCGACGACGTGTGCCCCGACGACGCACTACTCGTCGTCCCCACGCCGGCCGGTGTGCCGTTCACCCAGGCGACCGCCGAGCGGTGGAGCACCGAGAAGCATCTCGTCTTCGCCTGCGGCCGCTACGAGGGCATCGACCAGCGTGTGTTCGACGACGCGGCCCGCCGGGTCCGCGTCGAAGAGGTGTCCCTCGGCGACTTCGTCCTGATCGGCGGCGAGGTCGCGGTGATGGCGATGATCGAGGCGACCGTCCGGCTGATCGACGGCGTCCTCGGGAATCCTCGCTCGCACCAAGAGGATTCGTTCTCCGACGGGCTCCTCGAAGGGCCCAGCTACACGCGTCCGGTGAGCTGGCGCGGCCTCGACGTCCCGGCGGTCCTCCTCAGCGGCGACCACGCGAAGGTCGCCGAGTGGCGACACGAGCAGGCGCTGGAGCGGACCCGCGCCCGCCGCCCCGATCTCCTCGCCGATCCTGTGGATCCCACCGGTGACCGCGGGCCGGATTCCGGCTAG
- the rimM gene encoding ribosome maturation factor RimM (Essential for efficient processing of 16S rRNA): MDLVVGRVVKSHGIRGELVVDVRTDDPDLRFARGSVLRGRLPRGGGEREFTVTAARDHSGRLLVSLDGVASRDSADALRGTLFLIDSSQVEPSDDPDEFYDHELEGVPVQLTDGTEVGVVESVLHMPGGELLAVRTPDKREVLIPFVREIVPTVSRELIVIDPPEGLLDPDAADGAK, encoded by the coding sequence GTGGATCTCGTCGTAGGACGTGTGGTGAAGTCGCACGGTATTCGTGGCGAACTCGTCGTCGACGTCCGAACTGACGACCCCGACCTGCGCTTCGCTCGCGGCTCGGTGCTGCGCGGCCGTCTGCCGCGCGGTGGTGGGGAACGTGAGTTCACCGTGACAGCCGCCCGGGATCATTCCGGGCGGCTGTTGGTGTCTCTCGACGGCGTCGCGAGCCGCGACTCGGCCGACGCCCTGCGGGGCACGCTGTTCCTCATCGACTCCTCGCAGGTCGAGCCGTCCGACGATCCGGACGAGTTCTACGACCACGAACTCGAGGGGGTCCCGGTGCAGCTCACCGACGGTACCGAGGTCGGCGTCGTGGAGTCGGTGCTGCACATGCCCGGCGGCGAGTTGCTCGCGGTGCGTACCCCCGACAAGCGCGAGGTCCTGATCCCGTTCGTGCGGGAGATCGTGCCCACGGTGAGTCGCGAACTCATCGTCATCGACCCGCCCGAAGGTCTACTCGACCCCGACGCGGCCGACGGCGCGAAGTGA
- a CDS encoding RNA-binding protein — translation MSAVVADAVEHLVRGIVSNPDDVRVDLVTGRRGRLVEVHVNPDDLGKVIGRNGRTATALRTLVSGIGGRGMRVDIVDTDR, via the coding sequence GTGAGCGCAGTCGTCGCCGACGCGGTCGAGCATCTCGTCCGCGGAATCGTCTCGAACCCGGACGACGTCCGGGTCGACCTCGTCACCGGTCGTCGCGGCCGGCTCGTCGAGGTCCACGTGAACCCCGACGATCTCGGTAAGGTCATCGGCCGCAACGGCCGGACCGCCACCGCCCTGCGCACCCTCGTCTCCGGCATCGGCGGACGTGGCATGCGCGTCGACATCGTCGACACCGACCGCTGA
- the rpsP gene encoding 30S ribosomal protein S16 — translation MAVKIKLTRLGKIRNPQYRIVVADARTRRNGRVIETIGKYHPKEEPSLIEVDSERAQYWLGVGAQPTEPVAAILKVTGDWQKFKGLPGAEGTLKTAEAKPSKLDLFNAALAAADNEPVAAATTPKKKAAKKDEAPAEAAAESPTAEGDA, via the coding sequence ATGGCTGTCAAGATCAAGCTCACACGGCTCGGCAAGATCCGCAACCCGCAGTACCGCATCGTCGTCGCCGACGCTCGGACCCGCCGCAACGGCCGGGTGATCGAGACCATCGGCAAGTACCACCCGAAGGAAGAGCCCTCGCTGATCGAGGTCGATTCCGAGCGCGCGCAGTACTGGCTGGGTGTCGGCGCACAGCCGACCGAGCCCGTCGCCGCGATCCTCAAGGTCACCGGTGACTGGCAGAAGTTCAAGGGCCTGCCGGGCGCCGAGGGCACCCTGAAGACCGCCGAGGCCAAGCCCTCCAAGCTCGACCTGTTCAACGCTGCGCTCGCCGCCGCCGACAACGAGCCGGTCGCCGCGGCGACCACCCCGAAGAAGAAGGCCGCCAAGAAGGACGAGGCTCCGGCAGAAGCTGCTGCGGAGTCTCCCACCGCCGAGGGTGACGCGTGA
- a CDS encoding amidohydrolase family protein — translation MSGPATDGPALDVTARHYRGSDPLTGEPIEFWVAGETISHTPIPDAETAVDGGWLLPGLVDAHNHVGIAPGLGVDIEQARGYAYADARAGTLLIREVGSPLDTHPLDDDPACPRFIRSGKHIARPKRYLRDYGVDLDDPDELAAEVARQAAAGDGWVKIVGDWIDREVGDLAPLWSRDQIEAAVAVAHEDGARITAHVFGTDALVDLIGAGVDCIEHGTGLTPDLIDQLVERSIALVPTMIQVENFPGIADGAERFPTYAEHMRRLHADAPKVFDAAREAGVAIFAGTDAGGFVEHGRIVDEIEALSKVGMGNAGAIAAASVQPRRWLGADLLDDGDRADFVVYAENPCDDLGVLRHPLAVVSSGRHIV, via the coding sequence GTGAGTGGCCCGGCGACGGATGGCCCCGCACTGGATGTCACCGCCCGTCACTACCGGGGTTCCGATCCGCTGACCGGCGAACCGATCGAGTTCTGGGTGGCGGGTGAGACCATCAGCCACACACCCATCCCGGACGCCGAGACCGCCGTCGACGGCGGCTGGCTCCTGCCGGGGCTCGTCGACGCCCACAATCACGTGGGTATCGCCCCCGGCCTCGGTGTCGACATCGAGCAGGCCCGCGGCTACGCGTACGCCGACGCCCGGGCGGGGACGCTGCTGATCCGCGAGGTCGGATCACCGCTGGACACCCACCCGCTCGACGACGACCCGGCCTGCCCGCGGTTCATCCGTTCGGGCAAGCACATCGCCCGACCCAAGCGCTATCTGCGCGACTACGGCGTCGACCTCGACGATCCCGACGAACTCGCCGCCGAGGTGGCCCGTCAGGCGGCGGCCGGTGACGGCTGGGTGAAGATCGTGGGGGACTGGATCGATCGCGAGGTCGGCGACCTCGCCCCGCTGTGGTCCCGGGATCAGATCGAGGCCGCGGTCGCCGTGGCGCACGAAGACGGCGCGCGGATCACCGCGCACGTCTTCGGGACGGACGCCCTCGTCGACCTCATCGGTGCCGGCGTCGACTGCATCGAACACGGCACCGGGCTCACCCCTGATCTGATCGATCAACTCGTGGAACGGTCGATTGCATTGGTGCCCACCATGATCCAGGTGGAGAACTTCCCGGGAATCGCCGACGGCGCCGAACGGTTCCCGACCTATGCCGAGCACATGCGCCGGCTGCACGCCGACGCCCCGAAGGTCTTCGACGCCGCGCGTGAGGCGGGTGTGGCGATCTTCGCCGGCACCGATGCCGGCGGGTTCGTCGAACACGGCCGGATCGTCGACGAGATCGAGGCGCTGTCGAAGGTCGGGATGGGGAACGCCGGGGCCATCGCGGCCGCGTCGGTGCAACCCCGTCGCTGGCTCGGAGCGGACCTCCTCGACGACGGCGATCGCGCCGACTTCGTGGTCTACGCGGAGAACCCGTGCGACGACCTGGGCGTCCTGCGCCACCCGCTAGCAGTGGTGTCATCGGGTCGCCACATCGTGTGA